One Caretta caretta isolate rCarCar2 chromosome 6, rCarCar1.hap1, whole genome shotgun sequence genomic region harbors:
- the SLC25A21 gene encoding mitochondrial 2-oxodicarboxylate carrier isoform X8 has translation MNFLGKCILCICSQTSCFKHILTLKLLRHMFFTFEQYKKLLGHASLSPGLTFAVAGLGSGLTEAVVVNPFEVVKVSLQANRNAFTEQPSTFVQARRIITTDGLGFRGLNKGLTATLGRHGVFNMVYFGFYFNVKNIIPVNEEPTLEFLRKFGIGLVSGTIASMVNIPFDVAKSRIQGPQPEPGEIKYRTCFKTMATVYKEEGFLALYKGLVPKIMRLGPGGAVMLLVYEYAYAWLQENW, from the exons ATGAACTTTTTGGGAAAATGTATATTGTGCATATGTTCCCAGACATCTTGTTTCAAGCATATTTTAACCTTAAAGTTATTGAGACATATG TTTTTCACCTTTGAACAATACAAGAAATTACTAGGACATGCTTCACTATCACCAGGATTG ACGTTTGCAGTTGCTGGTCTGGGATCTGGATTAACAGAAGCAGTTGTGGTTAACCCATTTGAAGTAGTAAAGGTTAGCTTACAGGCAAATCGGAATGCTTTCACAGAG CAACCATCAACCTTTGTCCAAGCACGGCGAATTATTACAACTGATGGCTTAGGATTCCGTGGACTCAACAAAGGCCTCACTGCAACATTGGGCCGCCATGGAGTTTTTAATATGGTTTACTTTGGATTCTACTTCAACGTCAAAAACATTATTCCAGTCAATGAG GAGCCAACTTTGGAGTTCTTGAGAAAATTTGGAATTGGGCTAGTCTCAGGGACAATAGCCTCAATGGTTAATATCCCTTTTGATGTTGCAAAAAGTAGGATTCAAGGGCCACAGCCAGAGCCTGGCGAGATCAAGTATAGAACCTGTTTTAAAACTATGGCAACAGTCTATAAGGAAGAAGG GTTCCTGGCTTTGTACAAAGGGTTGGTTCCCAAGATCATGAGGCTTGGCCCAG GTGGTGCAGTGATGCTTCTGGTTTATGAATATGCTTATGCATGGCTTCAGGAGAACTGGTGA